The Gemmatimonadota bacterium nucleotide sequence ATGCCCGAGAACTACGCGGAGGGGCACCCGCTGCGGAAGGACTTCCCGCTGCGCGGGCGCTTCAGCCGGGCGGAGCAGACGCGGCAGGCGTTGGCGTTGGAGGCGGAGGACTACTACATCCCGCAGGAGCTCGAGATCGCGGCGCGGGGCGGGGGCGCGGTAGAGGCGGAGACGGCGGAGGGGCCGGTGCAGCTCGCCGTGCCGGAAGTGGGGTCGGTGGAAGGGGAGGCATGACGACGACGCGGCGGATCGAGTACCTGGTCTCGCGCAATCCGGAAATGGGGGTGGACGGGCAGCCCGCGAGGGCGCCGGTCTTCCCCGTCGGCGTGGAGCCGGAGCTCCACGGCGAGCACATGCTGCTCAACCTCGGGCCGCCGCACCCCGCAACGCACGGGGTGCTGCGGCTCGTTTTGGAGCTGGATGGCGAGACCGTCATCCGCTGCATCCCGCATATCGGCTACCTGCACTCGAGCTTCGAGAAGCTGGGCGAGTACCGCAACTGGAACCAGATCATCCCGCTGACCGACCGGATGGACTACCTGGCGCCGCTGATCTACAACTGCGCGTTCGCCATGGCGGTCGAGAAGCTCATGGGCATCCAGGTCACCGAGCGCTGCAAGGTCGTGCGGGTGATCTGCATGGAGCTGGACCGGATCTTCAGTCACCTGCTCTGGCTGGGCACCACGGCCATCGACATTGGCGCCTTCACCGTGTTCCTGTGGACGTTCCAGGAGCGGGAGCGGATCCACAACCTGCATGAAGCCTACACGGGTGCGCGTATGACCACTTCGGCCACGCGCATCGGCGGGATGATGGCGGACCTGCCGGCCGGCTGGACGGACGCGCTGCAGCAGTTCATGGACACGTTCCCGCGCACGCTGGACGAAGTCGAGACGTTGCTCACGAACAATCAGATCTGGATCGGCCGCAACCGGGACGTGGGCGTGATCCGTGGGGAGGAGGCCATCAACTCGGGGCTTTCCGGGCCGAATCTGCGGGCGTCCGGCGTGGCGTACGACGTGCGCAAGGACCGGCCGTACTACGACTACGAGAGCTACGACTTCGAGGTCCCCGTGGGCGAGCACGGCGACTGCTACGACCGTTACCTGCTGCGCATGGAAGAGATGCGCCAGAGTCTGCGCATCCTCGAGCAGGCCCTGGAGCGGCTGCCGGGCGGCCCCATCAACATGGATGACCCGCGCAAGATCCTGCCCTCCAAGACGGACTGCATGAGCGACATGGAATCCATGATCCACCACTTCAAGGTGGTCATGGAGGGAGTGCCGGCGCCGCCGGGCGAGAGCTGGTTCAGCGTCGAGAGTTCAAAGGGCGAGCTGGGCATGTACGTGGTGAGCGACGGCGGGTCCAAGCCTGTGCGCTGGCGCGTTCGCGGTCCCAGCTTCATCAACCTGTCCGCCCTGCCCAGGATGGTCGAGGGCCATCTCCTCTCGGACGTCATCGCGGTGAACGCGAGCCTGGACATCGTGCTCGGGGAGATCGACCGGTGATGGGGCAGGGGCAGGTCGAGCGCGGGGGCGTGGGCAAGGGGAGGGACAAGGGCGAGGGTGAGGGCAAGGGGTGATGAAGCAGACTGGCGCGCCGTTTCGGAACCCCGGGTGGGCGGGCGAGACGGGCGATTTCCAGCACCTGACGGAGTCGGATATCCGGGGCACGGCCTACGTCGGCGCCCGCCCCGTGGATGGCGGCCACCCCGGCGTGGCCTGCTCCTACCCCTACCAGCTCGAGGCCCGTAATCCCGAGGCGCCGCTCTTCGAGGGCGGCTACCGCGAGCGGCTGCAGAAAATCCTTTCGCGCTACCCTGACAAACGCGCAGCCTTGCTGCCGGTGCTGAACCTGGCTCACGAGATCCGCGGCCACCTCTCGGCGCAGGCCATGGAGGCGGTAGCGGGCGTGCTGGGGGTCACCCCTGCGTATGTGCGCGGCGTGGCCACGTTCTACACCATGTACAACAAGCGGCCGGTGGGGCGGTTCCTGGTCCAGGTCTGCACCAACGTGTCGTGCAACCTTTGCGGCGCGGACGACGTGCTGGCTGCCTTCCTCGGGCACACCGGGACGGAGCCGGGCGAGACGTCGGCCGATGGCCGGTACACGGTGATCGAGGTCGAGTGCCTGGGCGCCTGCGGCTTCCCCACCGCGGTGCAGATCAATGATCGGTACTACGAGAATGTCTCGGCGGCGGACGTGCCGCGGATCCTCGAGTGGCTCGGGCGCGAGCCCATCGAGCGGCCGCTGGCCGCTGTAGCCACGGGGGCGGGCGCCGTGGCGGAGCAGGCCCGGGGTCGCGCTCGCGGGCGCCGGGGCTCGAGGGTCCCGGACCCCGAGCCCGAGCCCCAGCCCCAGCCCCAGCCCGAGGCGGGGCAGGGGAGGAGGCCGGGGAAGTAATGGCGTACCCCTACCGGCACCCGCGCGAGACTCGCGTGCTGAGCGAGTATTTTGGCGACCCGGCGGCCCGCAGCCTGGCCGGCTGGCGGGAGCGCGGCGGCTACCGGGCTCTCGAGAAAGCGCTAGGCATGCCGCCGGAGGCGGTGGTCGAGGAGGTCAAGCAGAGCGGGCTGCGGGGCCGGGGGGGCGCGGGCTTTCCCACGGGCGTGAAGTGGGGGTTCATGCCCAAGAACAGTGGGCAGGCCCATTACCTCCTGGTGAATGCCGATGAATCGGAGCCGGGCGCGTTCAAGGACCGGGAGCTGTGCCGCTGGACGCCGCACCAGTTGCTCGAGGGTTCGCTGATCAGCGCCTACGCTATCCGTGCGCAGCATGTCTACATCTACATTCGCGGCGAGTTCTTCGAGGCGGCGCAGATCCTGGGGCGGGCGGTCGAGGAAGTCTATGCCGCCGGGCTGGCCGGCGCCGACGTGCTGGGCTCGGGCACGCACATCGACATTACGCTGCACCTGGGCGCCGGCGCCTACATCTGCGGCGAAGAGACGGGGCTCATGAACTCGCTCGAAGGGCGGCGCGGCCAGCCGCGGATCAAGCCCCCGTACCCGGCGGTTTCCGGCGTTTTTGGCAAGCCGACCACGGTCAACAACGTGGAGACGCTCTGCGCCGTGCCCCACATTATCACGAAGGGAGCGGCCTGGTACCGCTCCTTAGGGACGGAGAAGAGTCCGGGCACCAAGCTGTACAACGTCTCGGGCCATGTGGTGAGGCGTGGCAACTTCGAGTTCCCCCTCGGCTTCAACCTGAAGGAGCTGATCTTCGATGTTTGCGGCGGGATCGCCGCTGGCCGCTCGCTCAAGGCGGTGATCCCCGGGGGCAGCTCCGTGCCCATCCTGGCGGCGGACGAGATCGACATCCCCATGGATTACGAGGCGGTCCTCGAGGCGGGCAGCATGCTGGGCACCGCATCCGTCATCGTCATGGACGAATCCACCTGTATGGTGAAGCAGGTCCGGCGGATCGTCGAGTTCTACGCCCACGAGTCGTGCGGCCAGTGTACACCCTGTAGGGAAGGGACCGTGTGGCTGGGCCGCATCCTCCGCCGCATCGAGGAGGGACGCGGGACCGAGGAGGACCTGGACACGCTGCTCGAGTTGTGCCGCAACGTCACGGGCACCACCATCTGCGTGCTGAGCGACTCAGCGGCGGCGCCCGTGGCCAGCTCGATCCAGAAGTTCCGCGACGAGTACCTGGCGCATATCCGCCAGGGGGTGTGCTCGGCCCGCAGCATGGCGGCCGCCTGAGGCACGGGAGACATGGCCAAGGAAGCCAGGCAGACGGTTACCTGCACGATTGACGGGCGGCCGGTTACGGTGCCCAAAGGCGTGCGTATCATCGAAGCCGCGGAGCAGGCCGGCATTGGCATCTCGCACTACTGCTACCACCCCGGCCTTTCTGCGCCCGCCATGTGCCGCATGTGCCTGGTCGAGGTGCAGGGCGCGCCCAAGCTCGTCCCCGCCTGCGTCACCACGGTCACGGACGGGCAGGTCGTGCTCACGGAGAGCGAGAAGGCCAGGGAAGCCCGCACCGGCGTGCTCGAGTTCTACCTCTACAACCACCCGCTCGACTGCCCCGTCTGCGACGCATCCGGCGAGTGCAAGCTCCAGGACTACGTGTTTGCCGAGGGGCGCAAGCACGGGCGCAGCTTCGAGGCCAAGCGGGTGCTGGGCCAGGACGATCTGGGTGGCGACGTCGCCTACGATGGCGATCGTTGCATCATGTGCACGCGTTGCGTCCGCTTCATGCGCGAGATCGCCGGGGATGACCTGCTGTGCGTGGTGCAGCGGGGCGACCGCTCGGTGATCGACACCTTCTTCGAACGCGGGCTCGAGGCCTCGGCGTGGGCCTCGAACGTGATCGACATCTGCCCCGTCGGCGCGCTGCTCTCGAAGGATTTCCTGCACAAGGCGCGGGCCTGGGACCTGGACCGCACGCCCTCCCTTTGCCCGAACTGCGCCCAGGGCTGCAACATTGACATGGACACGCGGGACAACCTGGTCATGCGGCTGAGGCCGCGCGCCAACCCCGAAGTGAACTCGTACTGGATGTGCGATTACGGCCGTTACCGTTACGAGTGGTTCAACCTGCTGGATCGGGTGGAGGAGCCCATGGTGCGCGGCCCGGCTGGCCGGCTGGTGCGCGCCACCTGGCAGGAAGCGGTGCTGGGGCTGGTGGAGCGGCTGAAGGTCCTGCGCGGGGAGACGCGGGCGCGCGCCCTGGCCGTTGCTTCCCCATTTCATGCCAATGAGGATGCGGGCCTGCTGGGGCGGCTCCTGGCCGTGCTGGGGGGCGGCGAAGCCGTCTTCCGGTCGCCACGCGCGGAGGAAGAAGTGGTCTGTCCGGGCTTTCCCAGGCTGGCGCGCCGGCGCGACCTGGCGGCCAACGTGCGCGGGCTGGAAGCTATGGGGTTCCGGCGCGTGGGCGATGCGGCCGGGACGGGCGGCCTGGATGACGAGGTCTCCGGGAAAGCCGACGTGATCCTGGTGCTGGGTGATCCTCTCGCGGACGCGGCGCCCGATTGGGCCGGCGACGCCGCGCTCTTTGTCTACCTGGGCGCAGCGCCGGCAGCGGCCGCAGAGCGAGCCGACTTTGTCCTGCCCATCACGCAGTTCGCGGAGCAGGAGGGCACGTTCACCAACTTCGAGGGTCGCGTGCAGCGCTTCTGGCCGGCGCGCCAGGGGCCGCCGCTGGCCCGGCCGGCCTGGCACGTGCTGGGCGTGGTGCTGGCCGGCCTGGGTGATGGAGTG carries:
- the nuoD gene encoding NADH dehydrogenase (quinone) subunit D; protein product: MGVDGQPARAPVFPVGVEPELHGEHMLLNLGPPHPATHGVLRLVLELDGETVIRCIPHIGYLHSSFEKLGEYRNWNQIIPLTDRMDYLAPLIYNCAFAMAVEKLMGIQVTERCKVVRVICMELDRIFSHLLWLGTTAIDIGAFTVFLWTFQERERIHNLHEAYTGARMTTSATRIGGMMADLPAGWTDALQQFMDTFPRTLDEVETLLTNNQIWIGRNRDVGVIRGEEAINSGLSGPNLRASGVAYDVRKDRPYYDYESYDFEVPVGEHGDCYDRYLLRMEEMRQSLRILEQALERLPGGPINMDDPRKILPSKTDCMSDMESMIHHFKVVMEGVPAPPGESWFSVESSKGELGMYVVSDGGSKPVRWRVRGPSFINLSALPRMVEGHLLSDVIAVNASLDIVLGEIDR
- a CDS encoding NAD(P)H-dependent oxidoreductase subunit E, which codes for MMKQTGAPFRNPGWAGETGDFQHLTESDIRGTAYVGARPVDGGHPGVACSYPYQLEARNPEAPLFEGGYRERLQKILSRYPDKRAALLPVLNLAHEIRGHLSAQAMEAVAGVLGVTPAYVRGVATFYTMYNKRPVGRFLVQVCTNVSCNLCGADDVLAAFLGHTGTEPGETSADGRYTVIEVECLGACGFPTAVQINDRYYENVSAADVPRILEWLGREPIERPLAAVATGAGAVAEQARGRARGRRGSRVPDPEPEPQPQPQPEAGQGRRPGK
- the nuoF gene encoding NADH-quinone oxidoreductase subunit NuoF; this translates as MAYPYRHPRETRVLSEYFGDPAARSLAGWRERGGYRALEKALGMPPEAVVEEVKQSGLRGRGGAGFPTGVKWGFMPKNSGQAHYLLVNADESEPGAFKDRELCRWTPHQLLEGSLISAYAIRAQHVYIYIRGEFFEAAQILGRAVEEVYAAGLAGADVLGSGTHIDITLHLGAGAYICGEETGLMNSLEGRRGQPRIKPPYPAVSGVFGKPTTVNNVETLCAVPHIITKGAAWYRSLGTEKSPGTKLYNVSGHVVRRGNFEFPLGFNLKELIFDVCGGIAAGRSLKAVIPGGSSVPILAADEIDIPMDYEAVLEAGSMLGTASVIVMDESTCMVKQVRRIVEFYAHESCGQCTPCREGTVWLGRILRRIEEGRGTEEDLDTLLELCRNVTGTTICVLSDSAAAPVASSIQKFRDEYLAHIRQGVCSARSMAAA
- a CDS encoding (2Fe-2S)-binding protein, with the protein product MAKEARQTVTCTIDGRPVTVPKGVRIIEAAEQAGIGISHYCYHPGLSAPAMCRMCLVEVQGAPKLVPACVTTVTDGQVVLTESEKAREARTGVLEFYLYNHPLDCPVCDASGECKLQDYVFAEGRKHGRSFEAKRVLGQDDLGGDVAYDGDRCIMCTRCVRFMREIAGDDLLCVVQRGDRSVIDTFFERGLEASAWASNVIDICPVGALLSKDFLHKARAWDLDRTPSLCPNCAQGCNIDMDTRDNLVMRLRPRANPEVNSYWMCDYGRYRYEWFNLLDRVEEPMVRGPAGRLVRATWQEAVLGLVERLKVLRGETRARALAVASPFHANEDAGLLGRLLAVLGGGEAVFRSPRAEEEVVCPGFPRLARRRDLAANVRGLEAMGFRRVGDAAGTGGLDDEVSGKADVILVLGDPLADAAPDWAGDAALFVYLGAAPAAAAERADFVLPITQFAEQEGTFTNFEGRVQRFWPARQGPPLARPAWHVLGVVLAGLGDGVAPASAGHAFRRLSELYDEFAGLSYAQLGAGGALLNQRARLAAGSARGAEVG